One Rhinolophus ferrumequinum isolate MPI-CBG mRhiFer1 chromosome 10, mRhiFer1_v1.p, whole genome shotgun sequence genomic window, TGGAGTCCAAGCTGGTAGACATGGAAATGAGTTCAGAAGGAAACCCATAGCCTGAAAGCATGAGGGGTTGAGTGCAAAATCAACATTTAGGGAAGCAGCATGGTTACAGAAGCCAAAAGCAGTAAATTAGAAATCAGAAGTCCCAGGTTGTGGTCACAGCTCACTCACAAGCTGTGTATCCTTGGCAAAGATAAAATTTTCAGGACCCGTTTTCCCCACAACTGTGGTTTGAAATATGTGTAAGAAGAAGTAAgtaggggcagccggttagctcagctggttagagcacggtgctcttaacaaggttgccggtttgatccccacatgggccactgtgagctgtgccctccacaacaagactgaaacaactacttcacttggagcttataggtcctggaaaaacacacttaaataaataaaaagttaaaaaaaaaaaagaaacaagaaaagtggCTTGCCTACAGTAAATACTGTGCAACAATTTTAGCAAttattctttaatgttttaaaattatacagtatttaatACAGACATATGGAGCATTATAAGATAAACACTGGGAAACCCACCACCAGACTTATTAAACAGAATACTACTAATACACTGTATTTTTTCCTGATCCTATCCCCTAGAGATAACCACTATCTTGAATTTTGTGTTtaccattctctttccttttctaaaaaaagtCATGTTGCACATTTGTGCAGGGCCTgtttcttcacatgtaaaatgaaGTTTTGGATTAGGTGCTCTCTAagctcccttccagctctaagagTATATGAGATATGATAGGTGGATATCAAAGTTACATACCTAGTGGAGCCATATCAATGCTTATTTTTCAAGGGTTTTGTAAAGCTAAAACACTGACTCTTTTGTCAAAATCTCCAATTCAACAAAAGGATATCCCAACGGAACTTCTAATCTCAAGATCAAGACTTCCCATCACTTTCAATTTGCACCTCTGCTATAAAGTTCTACCCTGGAGAAAACCAACACAAGGAGCTAAATAATCCTGATCCTGTCCAACGAAAACCAGAAACCAAAGCCTGAGGAAATAGAACTGAAACAGATGAACTGGGAAAGCATACTTTATTTTAGTAAcaagtgttttaataaaaattaagaggcATGGTTGGGTTCATAAGTCATATAACTTGGACttatttcctctgtgtgtgtgtgtgtgtttctaaataatataaaacaactAAACTTATCTTCATATTTCCTCAAAGGCTCTTCtactattttaatttcatataaaagtCTTCAAACAAGGTAAACGCAAATGCAAATCTGCTGACCATGAGTCAAGTGAGATGGGCCAGGCCATGGAACAGCTGAGTAAAGGACGATGCCCGGTTCATACATAGGTCTGCAGTTTTCAGCCCTCAGTGTGCTTGGAACGGAGTCAGCTGAGACTGCTGGTCTGAGGTCACAGGTTCATGTGTCCTCAGTGGTTTCTGAAGAGGCCAGGACTGTAGAGTATGATGTGAACATGTTCTGAAGCTTAACAGCACCAGGAAGACAGTGATCAAAGAATAAGCAGTCCCTACAGTATTTTTCTCATGGAATTTAGGTGCTTTTCCTTATTCTACTCATTTGACAGGCACAAAAAAAGGGGTATTTTCTTAAAGGTCTCTTCTTCCTAAGGCCAGATCTGcattgatcatttaaaatataggATACCTATCACCTTGATTTTTATAACCTGcctctttaaaaaatggtagtAAGTATAATATTATCTCTTTGGTTTCTCCCTATTTTAGAGCTTAATGTGAATTGTGAAAAGCAGAACTAGAGGACTCTACCAATGCCAGGATTTTGTCTAAGAGACTAACACAAGCAGCCACTGTTCTGTCTTACCAATGAACGGGTACTGCAGCATATTATCTGAAATTAAATCTAAATACTCTCCTTGTTTAGCTCAGGTACAGCTAGCTACCAGGACAGCTAAAGATCATTTATTACCCGCATTTGTTTATTCTTGGTAAGAACATTTGCAAATCACAACGGCACTTCTAGAACCCCTAAGGAGAAAGGCAATCATCCAAAAAGCAAATCCTCTCCTTTGGGTAGAATCTGGAAGTCTTGCATAAGATCAAACTGCAGAACTCAAAGGCTCTCTGGGCTAGGCTTTCGGAAAAACATCTCTGCATTTAACCTTTAACATTTGACTTGAACTGAAATTAAGGTCGAATATTCAACTGTTTACCTTCCATTGTCCACATTCCAAAGGAAGGGCATCCTCTGAAAAAGAGGGTCTCAAAGGTAATAAGCTTCTCCTTCCAGCTTCTGATAGAAGCAGTAGAGTTAAATAGTCAGTTCTTTGTTCTAGTTTTTGGGACTCTCTAAAAATCTTTAGTAAACAAAGTCCAGAGTAGTGAATCCTAGGCCCAATAAAAAATCCCAAGTCGTCTCTGAAAGCTCCTGGATCAGACAAATTGTCTGCTTTAATCATTTGTTTACTAAAAAAACAACAGGATTGTCCATTCTGTGAGTTAACACAGGCAGGCATTCTCCTTATGTGAGTGCTACTCATACTCCGAAAGGTCAGATGTTTTGTGATTAAGTTCTAGTAGTCATGAGCAAAGAGATGTCTTCCTAAGGTAACAAAATAagattcttcctttgtttttcataaacGATAGATGTTAGCCTATCTCACCTCATTACatatttaaacacatttaaaaaaacattatttaattccTTTGGTAAGTTGTATTCATGTAGCCAATTCTTTGTGACAAGACTCATGCCCCTGCTTGTTTTTCCTAAACTAGGTAGGAGTTCTGGCTTATAAGTGTACCAGATGATAGTTTTGTTCTGTCATCACCCaaacaaatgaaatcaaaagGGTTTTGTATTTTCCAGTAATAAGACTATATAAATAAAGTGTTTGTGAGGTGCTGACTGATACCCAAACATAAGTGACCAGAATTAGGGGCATGAAGGGTCTTTTCCCCCCTCCTCAATACGTAACCATCCTCTCCAGAAGAAATGGTCTAGTTATTCACTTAAGATCACACAGCCACGAAGCAGAAATACTATTGTACTGGGGCTTATCTTGAACCTATTTAAGAGAGTGGAACTAAATAAACACATAGCTCTGCTTCATCAGGGGGGAGTCCTGTTTTGTGTAAAACTCATAAAAGGAGGTATTTCACAAAAGCCCACTGCTCCTTATCTGTTACCCACAAACAATCTTAGAGAGATcgtttttggaattatttgtcAGCATGCTTTATCCAAGTTCCTATCTACACCAGATTCCAAACCGTTCCCCACGTCAGACAGTTTTAAAATCAAACTAAACCACACTTGAAAAcaaccacacaaaaaaacaatccaaacaaacaaaaaactggtctGGGGAGATCATGAAGTCTCCTTGTAAGGGCCAACAAGATGCTAGGATAGCCAGAGCTTTAGATGTTTCAAAATCTAACTTATTATACACATATCCCAGGGTAGTCAGGAGGGCCCTCACGCGTTGAAGCGTTGAAGCTTAATCAAATTGCACACACAGGTGGAAAGCCTGTCTCTTTTCCACATGTACACTGGTTCCTCCCCTCCTTGCCAATCTTCACTCATACATAATCCACACCTAGTTTGACAGCTAATACAATTTCTAGCTGGAGTGTggaagagataaaataaataaaagaaacctaCCCTAGGTTGGAAATATTCAGGGAGCAAGATATCCTTAAGATTCTAAACAAGAATGGGGTATTTTGCCATATAAATGCTATCAATACCTTGGAGACTCTGGATAAATAGATGCACTGACCAGAAAAGGCCCATTCCTACGAATGCTTAAAATAATTTGGTCCATGTGTGTCAGAGGTCACAAATACACAGTTACTTTTTCCAACCCAAATTTCTTGCTTGCTTTAGCTGGACTCTTTAAGATTACTTTAAATAATTGTGTTTCATTATTGTGGAATGGCATGTGATTTCTTATCTTGGGGGTGCAGGTACTTAACCAAACTATCAAGCTATCTACATCAATGGTTTATTTGAAACAGTTCTTCTAAATACGAGGGTTCATTCTTGCATCAAATAAGTGAAGACTcaaaatgggggagaaaaaacaaGTACTTGTCAGTTTGAAAGTCACAGACAGTTTATCTTTctataattagaagaaaaatgaagaacccACTGGTAGCAGGAAGAAACAAGAGTCTTCTAGGGTCAAGCATCtgtaaggaaatgagaaaaaaaaagtttttagttcCTTTCAATGACAAAAGCACCAACTACATATGACAATGGGCCACACAACAACCACCCAATTAAAATCTCTTGGCCTGCTGGAGGAAGCTGCTGTAGTTAGTTAATGGCAAAACACCAAGTACTTTCTGACCCTTAGCTCTTAGGTACCACTAAGCACACAGAAATTTGTTAACTGAGTTAAAAGCATTCTGTATAGAGATCAATGTACACTCCTTGTGTCAACAGTTTCATGAGTGAGGAGAAAATTAGAATGGATTATCCAGGCAATTGACTCCTGCAGACAATTCTGGATTAATTCCAATGAACTTATATtgatctttttctcttctcatttactCTACTACTCATTAATTCAACAGTATTTTTTGAGCTGTTACAATGTGTATTaggagaacaaaaattaatatggtATCACCTGCTTTTGAGATAGTTATCTAGTAAAAAGTGGAATTGTTGATAAAAACACAAAAGGGACAAAGCATTGAGTGCAAAGTGAACAAACCCTTTTCACGTATGTGCATTCAAAACTCTCCAACCACACTTAAGTTCCTTAAGGGAATAAGTCATGTCTTCTACTTCTTTTGTATCCTTCCAAAGAAGATAGAGAATTCTGCAACAATAGGCATTCAAAAAatgatgctttatttttattcagaggAAAAGAAGGTCTGTGGCTATTTAAAGATTCTTATCTAACCtaggataattctttttttcctgattcctCAGGGgttacacagaaaaataaattttcagcaTATAAAGAGTTTAACAGCAAAGAGTTACATTTCAAAGGAGAGGAGTATCTTGTCTTAAGTGATATAGAAGTTTTCCTAGGCTTCCACCTTAGAGTAGCCATTTTTACTCTAGGTAGCTATCCACACTATGAGCACCAAGTACTTTGTACAGTGTGTCAGAGAAGGATTCAAAGTTCACCATTTGTCCAAATCTGTGTGTGGTTTCCTGACACACCCCAGGGCTATAGTGTCTCTTTCCCTTCTGGGGTCAAATGCAATTTTCTGGCTTCCAGATCTATTTAACAATTTGACATCAGaacctaccaaaaaaaaatggcTGGTACCTAGCCATTTCTGGTACCTAGCCATGGCTGGCAGCTGATACATATTACTGTCCATAGCTAAGGGGAGTTtgcttttagaatttcttttctacttctcaCCAGAAGAAACATTAGTTTTGGTACAAAATGAACCTTAACTCACAAAGATCCATCTGGTTCACTGTCCGGAGTAAGTGAGTGAAATGGAAGGCAACAGGccaattattcattcaatatcTATTCACCGAAGGCCTAATATCTGCAAGGCAGTGGGGCCATAATCCTATTCCTGGTCTTTTATAATATTCCTTTTGCCAGGAGCAATGTGGCTGGGCAACCTCAGCCAAGACAGCATTTGAAGCATCAGACTTGTCTCTGCTATGGGTACATAGAGTAACCTCAAGGAAAGGTTTTGTCTGTGAAAAGTAAAGGATTTTGGTCTCTTCATATAGATTTTGTGAGGTTCTGTTCAGATAAGATCAACAGTGCATGACTCTTAGAGACCTCAAACTTTTAAGTGCTCATTAAAAAGAGTATTAATTTTTTGATGAGTGTTAAACTGTACTGCACAGGGAAAGAATTGCAGAGCAGTGAAGCACAGCGGTCTGATTAATCTCAGTCCATTGAAGAGGCATGACAGATCTAGAATGCAActttgataaaaaagaaagaaaaaggaaaaaggcaatgTGTACTAACATTAGGGAAAGCAACTTGGCATGTTAACTGAATTCTAATTTAACCAGTAAATGCCTATTCATTAGCGTGTAAAGCCATAATAGAAGCTATATACTTAAAAAACATAGGCATACACGAAGCTTTAATTTGTTACCATAATCTGAAAGAAAATTGGACCCAAATTGCTTTATGTCCAGTTAAATCTTGCTACCATCTGAAGagacagtaaaataaaactgaaacactTACTTGATGAGACAGATATTCAGTTACTGTGCATTTCCATCTACAGagtagaaatatttcaaaataaatatatcacgTCAATTGAAATTCACTCCATCCCCTATTTTTACTAAACACAAACGACTTATTCTGGGGCAAAATGAATTACAATATAAAagtataagaatttaaaattagtGACTGGATTCTACCCAAGAGCATGGCAAAAGAAAACAGTTCTTTATCTATCAAAACCTTTTGGCTATGATTTGGTGATCTAATTTTTTGGGAAATGCAAGTatctaaaaggaaaatttttaaagggaatcCTCTAGCCAcctgaaaattaactcaaacagTAGCAAAGGCTGAAACCAAGGGAATTTGAATTTGAGGCAACATtagcaaaataaagtttatatgaaataaaaatgacaatatctTGGGTACTCCATATGTTGGAACTTCTTTACTAGGGTGGTATGATACAAATTTAGTATCTGTTTGCTCAGCATGGTCTCTGACATCTATGGAAGACAtctaaacacttttttttatgcTGGTTTTTATGACttataactttcattttctctttccacatTTCCTTTTAGTCCATTGCAATCCAGTTTCTAATCCCAATTCCCTATTGACATCATGCCTTGGAAGTCAGGGATGACTTCCTCCTAGCCAAAACCAATAGCCTTTTTATTGGTCCCCAAATTTACTCATCGTATTTGATGTCAGTGGTCACACCATCTTGAAAATGTTCTTTTGGTTTCAGTGATCTTGTACGTTCCTGTTACTAACCAAGGCCAGGACTAGAGTAAAGTGAGTGAGGTTCTTAGGGTACAAAAGTTGAGGTACTCCTGCTCTCAGGGTTATGGGAGTGCAAGGTATTAGACTACACGTCTTTGAATAATGAAGACTGTTTATTagcacaaagaaaagaataaaaacattttgcttcatttcaCTTACTATTTTTCCATGGCAGAACATACGGCAGAGACTTGGGAACACGCATGCCTGAAGCCAGGTTACTCTTATGTTCCATGACTATATTGCTTGCAGGGCTGCAAAAAGGAAGATGAATTTGACTATGCCAGCATATCTGTATTCTTCAGGCAGGCACACACAAGACAATcaaatgtattgtttttgtaatttggaggaaaacaaaaacctacattctgaaatgtaaacacatttccATCAAAACATTCTTGCAATTAGAATGATTACCATTTCTCTGGAAAGCTCACTGTTCTGTGCAGGCATTAAGATGGGTCtaagcattttcattttccagaaattgAGATAAACACCAATGCCATCTACTGTTCAGTTGTATGACAGGCTCATCAACTCACGCAATAAACatgagagataaaataaaatgccaagacAATCAAACCAAAGGCAACAAATCGCATAGAGTTGAGGCAAAATTAAAATTGTACCAAATGGAATTCATCTTTAAGTTTTTCTATCCCAGTGCACACACACAATAAGGTACATTCACAATTACTAACGGACCTCAGgagctaagaaataaaaattgataagcattctatttggggaaaaaaatgaagtccagcatctcattctttcattttctaatttgtgtTTGAAACTTGGTCTTATAAGGTCTGAAGATCAATTGACAATGAGAAAtcttatagatttaaaaattagatacaaaATCAGTGGGGAGAAGAGATACATTTTCTTCCCTACCAGATAGGTATTCTGGATTCCCCAACCTCAAATCAAAAACTTCTAAGGTTACTTTTTCCTTAGACACTAGTTACTGAGAGTGAAAGTGATGCACGTGGTATAGAAGGAGAAGATTTTCAAAGCATCAAAATAATGTGAACCTAGCAAAAAACCCAACTAAGACATAAGAATGTCTGGCACCACTATCTCCCTTGCTAAACTATAAgctaatagttttttaaaaattagcttcaggtgtacaaaacaacataatgattagataattacacccctcacaaggtgataaacccctccccaagtctactacccctctgacatcatacatagctgttacaataccattgaccatataccctatgctgtacttttagAAGCTAGTATTTTTGTGTTCTTACAGTGATTAACACAAAGCATGCAACCTCGTATATGAATCaaggacaaaatgagaaataagatcGACCAAAACAATATCTAGACAAGTTACTACCAAGTTATATCATCAAAGAAAAAGGTCAATTCATGCTTTGGTGGCTTCTTTTGGTAACAAAGCACACTGATTTTGGTCGGCAGTGCTGGGAATGAGACCATTGCACTTACCTGTTTTTGCCACAGTAGTTGGCTGTGCCCCAGACAAATGGGGTGCTGGTCTGTTCCCACAAATCtgccaaagaaagcaaaatatagTTTTGTGGTACAAGTTCATGCTAGTTGAATTTGTAAGATGGGAAATAATACACCTAAGTTTAGAGAAGCGAGTAAAAATTGAGCAAATACCCTGCCTAAGTAACACAGTAGCAGGaatttaattgaagaaaataaacacaagcgacataaataataataaacgtGCCTAGTAACAGCCAAACACAGATGGTGCAACacaatttatggaaaaaaacagaTGTAAAGAAGTGCTTTTTCCAATCAAGAGGGATAGGCTGTTCCACGTGTCTGCACAGTGATACAAATGTGCTCGTTTTGGGgcccaataaaaataataaagcattccAAACAACATGGTATgttcataaaaaaggaaaatcttccTTCTATCTAAAGCAAATGTCTTGAGATTTCGACATTGTGAAGAAGACGATGTAGAAGCACTTCACCTTTATCCCAGTCTTCATCGCAAGGAGGGCACTGCCATGTGCTCTCAGCCAGAGTCTCTTGTCCAAGGTTCTTGGTTTGGTTGACTGCAAGACAACAGAGATTCTAACATCAAAACAGGACAGTGCCAAGTTAGTATATTTAAAGGGGTTAGTGGCTAAAGAGGTTGCAGGGTAGCCTAATGGGTTTTTATTTCTGAACAATGGATGGTATGAAAGATAAACAGAATGGTCTTATCCCCTTGCTGACAGAGGacaagaaagagaagcagaaacaaaGATGTTTCCCATATTTCGGtaataaaagaatttttatatttcgATGAATTATTAGTAAAATGAATCAGGTTATTCAGAAGAGAAAGCAGTCTGACAAACACAACCTGACAACTTTTCGCTGCTGAAAAGTGCTGTTCTTCTTAAatgatgaaagacaaaaatcaaggTGACAATGTAacataatacaaatttaaagGGCCTAACTTCTAGCACTGAAACATTTTAGCTAGTCAGTCTTACCAACGTCTTGCTCTATACAACTTTTGTCATCACAACTTGAGATATGATGACTGATTTCGGCCCGAGGAACCTGGTGGCGAGCATTGAAGGGACAAGTAGCCAATTTGTTTGCGACATCAGGATGATTCTGTGGAACAAAAATTCAGGGGTCTGTCAATCTTTGGATCTCTTAAAAGTTCAAGTGGAGTGTGGCTCAGCTTTATTCTATAAATGGCtcccctttattttataaatggctCCCTCTCAAAAAACTTGTGCCTTAACTATGATAGGTAAATTCATAGTAGAAAATTAAGAGGGAATTATTTGTCACTCATGCAGACCATACAGAACCTCACAATCATCATAAGATAAGCCTCTCTGTTATGATTATAGAGACTGACACACAGGTATTGGTGGTTAAAGTGTCTTATACAGAGGTAAACAGCAAATTTAGGATTGGTTATTTgaactgtcttttctttccctgttctTCAGGTCACAAGATTCAAGTAGCATGGCATGTAATGGTAGATAGAGCTCTCTGGATGGCTTTGAAAGCTGATATTCAGGATGAATAGTAACACTAAAACATACTCTTCATCTGCACTGCAGTAGTGCCCCTGCTATTGAAATATAATAGGGCTGGAAAATAGCTTTTAGAAGGGAGCTCCAGAAGAGGCAAACCAATGATTTCTCAGATTAACACAGGAACACTTATTGAAAGTAATGATGCCTGAAGTGAGACTCTGAACAATTTGACCTTTATTTCAGCTTTCACTAAGGAAAAGCATACATGATAAGTCTACTCTGCTGACCACGTTCCTTATTTTAGAACAAAACAGTGTTCAATATCACCCAAATCCTATGGAAAATATACCAGcaattaagaaatttatttaGTAGGAGAAGCAAAAGATATATCACAAAtgatattcaaaaaagaaaaaaataatgtgaaatgggaagaaggtttgaaaaaaatagaacatgggGAAAAGTTTGTGGGCATTTATCGCGCTTTTCATAAGGGATATCAGGCGTTCCAAGGCAAAGATTAAGAGCATACAAGAGCGGAGTTAGGACCGTGTCTTTTAACTGCTTGGCTCCCTTCCCCAACCTTTATTGCTGACATATTTGACAGCCTAGGGGAGGAAGTTGTGGTGGTTGGTTTCTTCTGACCCATATTGTTCCAAGTTCAAccttaagtgattttttttgctCAAAAGCTTAAAAAGAActggagaaataataaaaaatgacattataatcATGTCTCCAGGATTGTAAGAGAAACATCATTTGAAGGATGTTAATGCATACATAAATTATATGTAGTTTGGATTAAATACTAAAATTGTTTTCCCAGCATAAATCCTGGCAGAACTTTGGCCTCTGTATCTGACATCTGTACTctaataatgttttcaaagtgcCTCAGTTAATACACCAGCATTAAAGCAGTTTACATCAGCTAAGTCTACAAATGAGTGCCAGAGAAAAAACTCTGatgagttgttttcttttcccccaaagatgCTTACTGTTGAAATTTGGAGAAACAGTTATTTTTAGGAATAATATTTTCTTGGGATAACCTCTAGCTGTTCAACTTCTCtaaaatttctaaacaaaaaaaatcagaaatcgATGTATTATATATAGCACTCAATCCTTAACAGGACAATGAATA contains:
- the GTSF1 gene encoding gametocyte-specific factor 1, with translation MEETYLDSLDPEKLIQCPYDKNHQIRACRFPYHLIKCRKNHPDVANKLATCPFNARHQVPRAEISHHISSCDDKSCIEQDVVNQTKNLGQETLAESTWQCPPCDEDWDKDLWEQTSTPFVWGTANYCGKNSPASNIVMEHKSNLASGMRVPKSLPYVLPWKNNGNAQ